The following proteins are co-located in the Myxococcus fulvus genome:
- a CDS encoding gluconokinase — translation MVVIVMGVSGAGKSTVGRALAQSLGWRFLDTDDLHSAANVAKMAAGIPLTDEDRWPWLADVRGELERSLARGEDVVLASSALKRTYREKLEVDPARTRWVFLHAPREVLAHRLAQRHGHFMPPELLASQLATLEVPEQALPVDVSATPEEVVARIREGLKL, via the coding sequence ATGGTGGTCATCGTCATGGGCGTCTCGGGCGCCGGCAAGTCGACGGTGGGGCGCGCACTGGCCCAGAGCCTGGGCTGGCGCTTCCTCGACACGGACGACCTGCACTCGGCCGCCAACGTGGCGAAGATGGCGGCGGGCATCCCGCTGACGGACGAGGACCGCTGGCCCTGGTTGGCGGACGTGCGCGGTGAGCTGGAGCGCTCCCTGGCGCGTGGTGAGGACGTGGTGCTGGCCTCGTCCGCGCTCAAGCGCACCTACCGCGAGAAGCTGGAGGTGGACCCGGCGCGGACGCGGTGGGTGTTCCTGCATGCGCCGCGCGAGGTGCTGGCGCACAGGCTCGCGCAGCGGCATGGGCACTTCATGCCGCCGGAGCTGTTGGCCAGCCAGCTGGCGACGCTGGAGGTGCCCGAGCAGGCGCTGCCCGTGGATGTCTCGGCGACGCCGGAGGAAGTCGTCGCGCGCATC
- a CDS encoding DNA ligase, producing the protein MADLADGEQAEMKGSGAKPYILKNTGGVYSCSCPAWRNQSIGIERRTCKHLRKLRGEDAEAARVGGAEALPKATRVKTAKEAESGEDATEKAPPLLLAHPWENDVDLTDWWMSEKLDGVRAYWDGKRFWSRLGNEFFAPDWFTAGLPDFPLDGELFGGRKRFQRTVSVVRRQDKSQDWKELLFVVFDAPSVDAAFEQRLEHCRKWVDDTKPEYARWHPHERCQGTGHLRAELERVEGLGGEGLMLRQPGSRYEVGRSHTLLKVKSFKDDEAVVIGHVAGAGRHKGRLGALEVELRNGKRFSVGTGFSDAERASPPAIGTLITFRYQELSNDGVPRFPSYIGVRIDAAPFKAKG; encoded by the coding sequence GTGGCGGACCTCGCGGACGGTGAGCAGGCGGAGATGAAGGGCTCGGGCGCCAAGCCCTACATCCTCAAGAACACCGGAGGCGTCTACTCGTGCTCCTGTCCCGCGTGGCGCAACCAGTCCATCGGCATCGAACGGCGCACCTGCAAGCACCTGCGCAAGCTGCGCGGTGAAGACGCCGAGGCCGCTCGCGTCGGTGGCGCCGAAGCCCTCCCCAAGGCCACCCGCGTCAAGACGGCGAAGGAGGCCGAGTCCGGCGAGGACGCCACCGAGAAGGCCCCGCCGCTGCTGCTCGCCCATCCGTGGGAGAACGACGTGGACCTCACGGACTGGTGGATGAGCGAGAAGCTCGACGGCGTGCGCGCGTACTGGGACGGCAAGCGCTTCTGGTCGCGCCTGGGCAATGAGTTCTTCGCGCCGGACTGGTTCACCGCGGGCCTGCCGGACTTCCCGCTGGACGGTGAGCTGTTCGGTGGCCGCAAGCGCTTCCAGCGCACGGTGAGCGTGGTGCGCCGGCAGGACAAGAGCCAGGACTGGAAGGAGCTGCTCTTCGTGGTGTTCGACGCCCCGAGCGTGGACGCGGCCTTCGAGCAGCGGCTGGAGCACTGTCGCAAGTGGGTGGATGACACGAAGCCCGAGTACGCGCGGTGGCATCCGCACGAGCGCTGCCAGGGAACGGGGCACCTGCGCGCGGAGCTGGAGCGCGTGGAGGGCCTGGGCGGCGAGGGGCTGATGCTGCGTCAGCCGGGCTCACGCTACGAGGTGGGCCGCTCTCACACGCTGTTGAAGGTGAAGAGCTTCAAGGATGACGAGGCCGTGGTGATTGGCCATGTCGCGGGCGCGGGCCGGCACAAGGGGCGGCTGGGCGCGCTCGAGGTGGAGCTGCGCAACGGCAAGCGCTTCAGCGTGGGCACGGGCTTCTCCGACGCGGAGCGCGCCTCGCCGCCGGCCATCGGCACGCTCATCACGTTCCGCTACCAGGAGCTGTCCAACGACGGTGTGCCGCGCTTCCCCTCGTACATCGGCGTGCGCATCGACGCGGCGCCCTTCAAGGCGAAGGGCTGA